One Nerophis lumbriciformis linkage group LG19, RoL_Nlum_v2.1, whole genome shotgun sequence DNA segment encodes these proteins:
- the igbp1 gene encoding immunoglobulin-binding protein 1 translates to MAACGSSNGVRQDQNSDTETPKLSDLFDRGWKTFVEIDNTNDPLACNSVQVRVKRAINMLEEASRMAAQLDLFSPNEELDEVATADLKYLLCPALLGALTMKQTGRDKRLEIVRAARVYFMDFLKRCKDYNVSQFHLPESVTESAAENVPCKPMPPASNLAAMAAQRQAKIQRYSEKKELEARLADVQKAVESGHADDETSRDFYLLNVRKWVIACLDEIQSIDQEIEILKNMDGQLGVTPSAGPSRPPMKTFILTKDAMQAQVFGAGYPSLPTMTVDDWYEQHSKHGVLPDQGVPRRLAADEDADSREEEEEEQKDDKESVMKARKWDDWKDDHRRGYGNRHNMG, encoded by the exons ATGGCGGCGTGTGGAAGTAGTAACGGCGTTAGACAGGACCAGAATTCTGACACAGAAACTCCCAAATTATCGGACTTATTTGACCGAGGATGGAAGACATTTGTGGAGATAGACAACACGAATGACCCTCTTgcttgtaacagtgttcaagtgcGCGTTAAACGTGCTATCAACATGTTAGAAGAAGCGTCCAGAATGGCGGCTCAGCTGGACTTGTTTAGTCCCAATGAAGAACTGGACGAGGTTGCCACAGCAGACTTGAAATATCTCCTGTGTCCTGCACTCTTAGGAGCCCTCACCATGAAGCAGACCGGTCGAGACAAACGATTAGAGATAGTGCGAGCGGCCCGCGTTTACTTTATGGATTTTCTGAAGAGATGCAAAGACTATAACGTATCCCAATTTCATCTGCCAGAGTCCGTCACTGAAAGCGCAGCAGAAAACGTCCCCTGTAAA CCTATGCCCCCTGCATCAAACTTGGCAGCTATGGCCGCACAAAGACAAGCTAAAATTCAGCGATATAGTGAGAAGAAAGAGCTGGAAGCCAGACTGGCTGATGTGCAGAAAGCTGTGGAAAGTGGACACGCCGACGACGAAACCAGCCGCGATTTTTACTTGCTGAATGTCCGCAAATGGGTGATCGCCTGTCTGGATGAAATCCAGAGCATAGACCAGGAGATAGAAATACTGAAAAACATGGATGGTCAGCTTGGGGTTACACCGTCTGCTGGACCAAGCAGACCCCCCATGAAGACTTTCATCCTCACCAAGGACGCCATGCAG GCCCAAGTGTTTGGCGCAGGTTATCCCAGTCTTCCCACCATGACGGTGGACGACTGGTACGAGCAGCATAGCAAACATGGAGTTCTACCTGATCAAGGTGTTCCTAGGAGGCTCGCTGCGGACGAAGATGCTGACTCgagagaggaagaggaagaagagcaAAAGGATGATAAAGAAAGTGTGATGAAAGCCAGGAAGTGGGACGACTGGAAGGATGATCATCGCAGAGGTTATGGAAATCGTCACAATATGGGCTAG
- the abhd18 gene encoding protein ABHD18 produces the protein MGVSRLDVFYRRLLLTKLFIGGWGKPEDLKRIFEFRKVIADRERCKSLVPKDYPVYINKTEEHTDCYIHDGVFISPLDHLVPGILPPEAVKARFQFIVPKRWQCNRPVCIHLAGTGDHFFWRRRTLMARPMIKEAGMASLLLENPYYGYRKPKDQRRSCLKNVSDLFVMGGALMLESSVLLHWLESEGYSPVGMTGISMGGYMSSLAVTNWPKPIPLIPCLSWSTASSVFTTGVLSKAVKWTELEKQYAINSVYEEEIINLLEYCGADSFKMTERNVKDSLMGSLEHELKLQKEVRVGPYCRPERKMETGASLWIGERCGDNVERLLSVDNTRTTSDILPSAFEANKVISGTHLVKNSRPSLHRESISFMKGVMDECTHMANFSVPVDTSLIIVLQAREDAYVPRTGVLSLQEIWPGCEVRFLNGGHISAYLFKQSIFRQAIYDAFNRFCQKYPNMV, from the exons ATGGGTGTGAGTCGACTGGATGTTTTTTACAGAAGGCTGCTCCTCACCAAACTCTTCATCGGAGGATGGGGGAAACCTGAAGACCTGAAGAG AATCTTTGAGTTCCGTAAGGTgatagcagacagggagaggtgTAAATCTTTGGTGCCCAAGGACTACCCCGTTTATATCAACAAG ACAGAGGAGCACACAGATTGTTACATCCATGACGGTGTCTTCATTTCACCTCTCGACCACTTGGTGCCTGGAATTCTGCCTCCAGAGGCCGTAAAAGCAAG GTTTCAGTTTATAGTTCCAAAGAGATGGCAATGCAACAGGCCAGTATGTATCCACCTGGCAGGCACTGGCGACCAT TTTTTCTGGCGTCGAAGGACTCTGATGGCCAGACCCATGATCAAAGAGGCAGGAATGGCTTCCCTGCTTCTGGAGAACCCTTATTAT GGCTATCGTAAACCGAAGGACCAGAG GCGATCCTGTCTAAAAAACGTGTCAGACTTGTTTGTGATGGGAGGAGCTCTGATGTTGGAGTCCTCTGTGCTTCTTCATTGGCTGGAAAGTGAGGGTTACTCTCCTGTGGGAATGACAGGCATCTCTATGGGAGGATAT ATGTCATCATTAGCAGTGACGAACTGGCCGAAGCCCATCCCTCTTATTCCCTGCCTGTCCTGGTCTACCGCCTCCAGTGTATTCACCACG GGTGTGCTGAGTAAAGCAGTCAAATGGACAGAGCTGGAGAAGCAATATGCTATTAATTCTGTGTATGAAGAAGAGATAATTAATCTGTTGGAGTATTGTGGG GCGGACTCCTTCAAGATGACTGAAAGAAATGTGAAGGACTCTTTGATGGGTTCTTTAGAGCATGAACTGAAGCTGCAGAAAGAAGTCCGAGTGGGTCCGTACTGCAGACCGGAAAGAAAGATGGAGACTGGAGCGAGCCTGTGGATTGGTGAACGTTGTGGAGACAATGTTGAGCGTTTATTATCAGTGGACAACACCAGAACAACTTCAGACATCTTACCCAG TGCGTTTGAAGCCAACAAAGTAATTAGTGGGACTCATTTGGTGAAAAACAGCCGACCGTCATTACACAGGGAGTCCATCAGCTTCATGAAGGGAGTAATGGACGAGTGTACACACATGGCCAACTTCTCTG TGCCTGTGGACACCAGTCTCATCATCGTGCTGCAGGCGAGAGAAGATGCCTATGTCCCTCGGACAGGAGTCCTCAGCCTGCAGGAAATTTGGCCCGGATGTGAAGTTCGTTTTCTGAATGGAGGACATATCAGCGCTTATCTGTTCAAACAAAGCATCTTCAG GCAGGCCATATATGATGCATTCAACAGATTCTGCCAGAAATATCCTAACATGGTATAA